In the Candidatus Electrothrix sp. GW3-4 genome, one interval contains:
- a CDS encoding IS110 family transposase, which produces MHHEYILGIDVAKAKLDIALRRPDGKFRSKVVPNTPDGFKTLSEWLRKQGADSVHACMEATGIYHESVAEFLADTGHTVSVVNPARIKAFGAASMSRTKTDKKDARLIAQFCAEKRPSVWEPPSETLRELRALVARRDALEAMKTQENNRKHVARPAVLEGIEKHLEYLANEIEHIDSEIKRKIDDDPDLKKQRKLLDGIPGLGTKTIPVLLSFFGGVLRFDNARQAAAYAGLDPKQHQSGTSVRLKPRLSKMGHVLLRKSLYMPAMVAVTRTDWGRAFKARLSANGKAPKVIICAMMRKLVHVAFGVLRSGEPFNAALHNAA; this is translated from the coding sequence ATGCATCATGAATACATACTCGGTATTGATGTCGCGAAAGCGAAACTGGATATCGCCCTCCGTCGTCCAGACGGAAAATTCAGAAGTAAAGTTGTACCCAACACGCCGGACGGTTTTAAAACCCTGTCCGAATGGTTACGAAAACAAGGCGCGGATAGTGTCCATGCCTGCATGGAAGCTACCGGAATTTACCACGAATCCGTTGCGGAATTCCTCGCAGATACCGGTCACACTGTGAGCGTTGTTAATCCGGCGCGGATTAAAGCCTTCGGCGCCGCGTCCATGAGCCGGACGAAAACCGATAAAAAAGATGCCCGGTTGATCGCACAGTTCTGCGCGGAAAAACGTCCGTCCGTATGGGAGCCTCCCTCTGAGACGCTCCGGGAACTCCGTGCTCTCGTCGCCCGCCGCGACGCTCTTGAAGCCATGAAAACACAGGAGAACAACCGAAAGCATGTCGCCCGCCCGGCGGTTCTCGAAGGCATCGAAAAGCACCTCGAATATCTCGCGAATGAAATCGAGCATATCGATTCGGAAATAAAACGAAAAATCGACGATGATCCCGATCTGAAAAAGCAACGGAAGCTCCTCGACGGTATTCCCGGCCTCGGTACAAAAACAATACCGGTCCTGCTTTCATTTTTCGGCGGCGTACTCCGTTTCGACAATGCCCGACAGGCGGCAGCCTACGCCGGACTTGACCCGAAACAGCATCAGTCCGGCACAAGTGTCCGCCTGAAACCACGACTTTCAAAGATGGGCCATGTCCTGCTGCGTAAGTCTCTTTATATGCCCGCAATGGTCGCCGTCACCAGAACCGATTGGGGACGTGCGTTCAAAGCCAGGCTCTCCGCAAACGGAAAGGCGCCGAAAGTCATTATCTGCGCCATGATGCGTAAGCTCGTGCATGTCGCCTTCGGCGTTCTGCGGTCGGGCGAACCGTTTAATGCCGCGTTGCATAACGCAGCCTGA